A genomic window from Silene latifolia isolate original U9 population chromosome 11, ASM4854445v1, whole genome shotgun sequence includes:
- the LOC141614717 gene encoding uncharacterized protein LOC141614717, with translation MAETKLSLKLLVDSKANKVLFAEAGKEFVDFLFHILSLPVGTIVKLLNVNGMVGSIGSLYKSVESLSSDYFLADVDKDVVLKPRVAVYVPLLELDDDEDQTSRKIYSCVNHTSYVSHDPNTRCPNCSRLINTEMNYVMPQNGGNIATTSSGTDGYVKGVVTYMVMDNLEVKPMSTISGITLINKFNVKDVSALVEKEVQVGFTEGLAMLKASFEVTNSVLTTVFLAKKK, from the exons ATGGCAGAGACAAAGTTGAGTTTGAAACTGTTGGTAGACAGTAAGGCTAACAAAGTTCTGTTCGCGGAAGCCGGAAAAGAGTTTGTGGATTTCCTGTTCCATATACTGTCACTGCCAGTCGGAACAATCGTAAAACTCTTGAATGTGAATGGCATGGTTGGGTCAATTGGATCTCTTTATAAAAGTGTCGAGTCTCTTAGCTCAGATTACTTTCTGGCCGATGTCGATAAAGATGTTGTGCTGAAACCGAGAGTAGCGGTATATGTTCCATTATTGGAACTTGATGATGACGAAGATCAGACGAGCCGTAAGATATATAGTTGCGTCAACCATACTAGTTATGTGAGTCATGACCCTAATACAAGATGTCCTAATTGTAGTCGTCTTATAAACACCGAAATGAACTATGTTATGCCTCAGAATGGGGGGAATATTGCGACGACAAGTAGTGGAactgatggatatgtgaaggggGTTGTTACTTATATGGTTATGGATAATTTGGAGGTCAAACCTATGTCTACTATCTCCGGAATTACTCTTATAAACAAGTTCAATGTCAAGGATGTTTCTGCACTCGTTGAGAAAGAGGTTCAAGTCGGTTTTACTGAG GGACTGGCGATGCTGAAAGCGTCGTTTGAGGTCACCAATTCTGTGCTGACTACTGTCTTCCTCGCCAAGAAGAAGTAG
- the LOC141614718 gene encoding uncharacterized protein LOC141614718, translating into MAETKLSLKLFIDSKANKVVFAEAGKEFVDFLFHILSLPVATVVKLLNVNDMVGSVGSLYKSVQSLSSEFFLANLDKDDVLKPQFDINVPLLELNEVPPQTIPKIYVCECDNEYASHDPSVKCPSCRRRIDWEATYVMPKDAGIINIGTRRCGIDGFVKEVVTYMVTDNLEVKPLSTISVITLMNKFNVKDVSELVEKEVQVGFTEGLAILRASFEVTNSVLTTLFLEKKKA; encoded by the exons ATGGCAGAGACAAAGTTGAGTTTGAAACTGTTTATAGATAGTAAGGCTAACAAAGTTGTGTTCGCGGAGGCGGGAAAAGAATTTGTGGATTTCTTGTTTCATATACTGTCACTGCCAGTCGCAACTGTCGTAAAACTCCTGAATGTGAATGACATGGTTGGGTCAGTTGGATCTCTTTATAAGAGTGTCCAGTCTCTTAGCTCAGAATTTTTTCTGGCCAATCTCGATAAAGACGACGTATTGAAACCGCAATTTGATATTAATGTTCCGTTGTTGGAACTTAATGAAGTCCCGCCTCAGACCATCCCTAAGATTTATGTGTGCGAGTGTGATAATGAATACGCGAGTCATGACCCTTCCGTGAAATGTCCAAGTTGTAGGCGTAGAATAGACTGGGAAGCCACCTATGTTATGCCCAAGGATGCGGGGATTATTAATATCGGGACAAGGAGATGTGGAATTGATGGATTTGTGAAGGAGGTGGTTACATACATGGTGACGGATAATCTAGAGGTGAAACCTTTGTCTACCATCTCGGTCATTACCCTCATGAATAAGTTCAATGTCAAGGATGTTTCTGAGCTCGTTGAGAAAGAGGTTCAAGTCGGTTTTACTGAG GGATTGGCGATCCTGAGAGCGTCATTTGAGGTCACCAATTCAGTGCTGACTACTCTCTTCCTCGAAAAGAAGAAGGCCTAG